The following is a genomic window from Drosophila busckii strain San Diego stock center, stock number 13000-0081.31 chromosome 2L, ASM1175060v1, whole genome shotgun sequence.
CATATTGGCCCTGATGGCCTGCTGCGTCGCAAGCAACGCGTTCCCCGACACGGAGTTTCCTTTTGGCCGTATTGTGAACGGTGAGGAGACCACGATTGAGAACCATCCCTATCAGGTGTCCATACAGACCACCAAGGGCTCGCATTTCTGCGGCGGCAGTTTGATCAGCGAGGATTGCGTCGTTACCGCAGCCCATTGCATGCAGTCGTACAAGGCCTCCGAGATGCAGGTGCGTCTGGGCTCCACGCAGCGCAATTCTGGCGGCGAGGTCATTGGCGTGAAGGCCTTCAAGTTCCATGAGGGCTACAACAGCGATTTGATGGTCAACGATGTGGCTGTCATCAAGCTCAGCTCGCCCGTGCGCTTCACCTCCAAGATTCGTCCCATTGCTCTGGCCAAGGAAGCACCCAAGTCTGGCACTAAGGCCACCGTATCTGGTTGGGGCACCACCTGCTTCATGCTTTGCTCCTCGCCCAACAATCTGCTGGATGTTGTCGTCTCTCTATTGGATGTCAAGGATTGCTCTTCCGACCAGTTCAAGTACGGCTCCAAGATTATGGACACTATGGTCTGCGCTGAGGGTGAGAAGAAGGATGCTTGCCAGGGTGACTCCGGCGGTCCATTGGTGGCCAACAGCCAGCTGGTTGGTGTTGTCTCCTGGGGCAATGGCTGCGCCTGGAGCGGCTATCCTGGTGTCTACTGCGATGTGTCCACTGTCTACAAATGGATTGAGGATACTTGCGCCAAGTTGTAAAcgaattcaataaaataaaatactttaaatgcTCAAGGATAAACCTAAAGCtttgattaaaaatgttgtCGCAGATAAGCGTTAACTGAGCTTGCACGTTCGTTCGCTCATGTCTTATAGCCTAAATGTCGCCGGTCCGCACCGCACCGCCCCGCCCACCCTTTGTATTTAGTTGTTTTCTCTAAAGCTGTTAAATACTTAAGTGTAATTTATGGCATGCGATATTATTCGGTTGTGTCATgttttggcaaaagttttacatatgcgagcagcagacaaaaaccaaaagcgaAAACTTCAGCTACATGCATTCTGAGCTCTGAGCCTTGTATTTGGTGACTAATATGGCCATGGCCAAGTCAAGCAAACCGTTGTCCCAACACAAAATTTCTTATGCCACAAGACACATACacgaaattgttgttgtctgtccgtctggctggctgtctgttTGTCGGGTCCCAAAATTCAGgtctcagactcagactcaacTCCAACCCAGTTAGGCAGTTAGTCAagttgtcgtcgttgttgccTTTGGGCCTGGGCGACTGGGCGCCTTCCACAACTTCTAATAAttctttgcatatttgcagCTTGAGTTTCGAGTGTGGCTTGTTTTGTGGCTGAGTTGCGCATATGCACAAGTCTATTAGCACTTAATAAATGAGCAAGTTATAGACAAGTTGTGTTATGCTGTCGTGTGGCAAGTGCcaagtggcatgtggcatgttgaTGGCCATTATGCTGCGAGAGAGATTGACATGCGAGCGCATTcattgtttgtctgtctgtctgtctgtctgtctgtctgctgtgtaaaaagttaagtaaatttaaattgatttgtaaatttatgatGCGCACTTAATTAAGtgcgaaatatttatttaagtttcaGTTCTATCAATCAGTCttcacaattaaataaattgtttttgttttgtgacAAGTTTTATTGGATTATGTATGAAGTTGCCATCGCTTATGCTATTCATCATTTGCTTTGCCTGTATTAACTGCATATTAAGCATGTGTGAGCATTTGATTaaagcatatgtatgtatttgtatttcgtTGTAAGCTTTCATTGGCATTGATggatattaaatgaaaatcaataaatttattgccaataaatttttgctagcTTAGCTAGACTCAATttatgcatacacatacagctatgtatgcgtgtgtgtgaatcTGTGTGTGTAGAGTTGAATTCTTATCAAGTCTAaaaatgcttgccacacaaCATCCgcttgccgcacacacacacatcagtTTGATTTAGTATCATAGTTGCCCTAACAACCACTAAcgaaaaatgccaaaaatatcaAACACTGTGGCCCCGGCTCAAATGGACAGCAATTgacctgcaacaacaacaagaacaagagctatagaaatatttcattgttgttgttgttatggctAGTAAAATGATTTTGAAGCTTTAAGCAGCGCTGTGATGTCCAGTGCTCAGGCAGGTGTAAAATTATATGCCAGACTGACGCGTGGCATAGCTGAAATATTTCTAGCCAATGTGTCGTCCCATGCATTTCCCCGCCACAAGTCACAGGCAGGACACACATGCGCCGGACACACTACGGCCAGTGGTGCTTCCAATTTCGTAagataacaatttt
Proteins encoded in this region:
- the LOC108596281 gene encoding trypsin; its protein translation is MNRLSISILALMACCVASNAFPDTEFPFGRIVNGEETTIENHPYQVSIQTTKGSHFCGGSLISEDCVVTAAHCMQSYKASEMQVRLGSTQRNSGGEVIGVKAFKFHEGYNSDLMVNDVAVIKLSSPVRFTSKIRPIALAKEAPKSGTKATVSGWGTTCFMLCSSPNNLLDVVVSLLDVKDCSSDQFKYGSKIMDTMVCAEGEKKDACQGDSGGPLVANSQLVGVVSWGNGCAWSGYPGVYCDVSTVYKWIEDTCAKL